A single Musa acuminata AAA Group cultivar baxijiao chromosome BXJ2-1, Cavendish_Baxijiao_AAA, whole genome shotgun sequence DNA region contains:
- the LOC135598065 gene encoding uncharacterized protein LOC135598065 yields MSTTGGASESTVYSAETARRPSEAATSSTHSQAQPRRFDVPQGHLLRNFSFPILKTCGNQRVLRCMSVNGKGEAIGGGAACRTSSEAVGGGICVPECGGDDDGGIEEVREKLLVHLREAADRMKLVVPPPMPPPPKGRETQTEPEREAEAEPSLSAAARPSKLRTRRRRSRAPAVFELQAIASRPEAAEKRAVRLRSGCTEPKERTKFSITLTREEIEEDIYAVTGHRARRRPRKRPRLVQKQLDLLFPGSWLSEITLDTYKVPD; encoded by the exons ATGTCAACGACTGGGGGGGCCTCCGAATCCACGGTGTATTCGGCGGAGACGGCCAGGAGGCCGTCGGAGGCTGCCACGTCGTCGACGCATTCTCAGGCGCAGCCTCGGCGATTCGACGTGCCACAGGGGCACCTCCTTCGTAACTTCTCCTTCCCGATCTTGAAGACATGTGGGAACCAGCGGGTGCTCCGCTGCATGAGCGTCAACGGAAAGGGCGAGGCCATCGGCGGCGGGGCAGCCTGCCGGACATCCTCCGAGGCGGTGGGTGGCGGAATATGTGTCCCAGAGTGTGGCGGTGATGACGACGGCGGGATCGAGGAGGTGAGGGAGAAGCTATTGGTTCACCTCCGGGAGGCAGCGGACCGGATGAAGCTGGTAGTTCCACCACCGATGCCGCCGCCTCCTAAGGGCAGGGAGACCCAGACTGAGCCAGAGAGGGAAGCGGAAGCGGAGCCGTCGTTGTCAGCTGCGGCTCGGCCTTCGAAGCTGAGGACGAGACGACGGAGATCTAGAGCTCCGGCGGTGTTCGAGCTGCAAGCGATTGCGTCGCGACCGGAGGCCGCAGAGAAGAGGGCGGTGCGGCTGAGGTCGGGGTGCACGGAGCCAAAAGAGCGCACCAAGTTCTCGATTACCCTCACTAGGGAGGAGATCGAGGAGGACATCTACGCGGTGACGGGGCACAGGGCTCGCCGGCGGCCCCGAAAGCGCCCCCGCCTCGTCCAGAAACAGCTCGAT TTGTTGTTCCCCGGTTCATGGCTGTCGGAGATCACCCTCGACACATACAAGGTCCCCGATTAG
- the LOC135598761 gene encoding cysteine-rich receptor-like protein kinase 44, with the protein MESTMCGCWKRSGKGKGGGGGGDEEQQQSSPWNLFIDLKVLEAATDNFSEANLLGQGGFGPVYKGVMKNGPEIAVKKLSLHSRQGVREFTNEVRLLLKVQHRNLVSLLGCCVTSDQKMLVYPYFPNRSLDHFLFDKRRTASLDWSKRFEIIVGVAKGLLYLHEESPVKIIHRDIKASNILLDDRLNPKIADFGMARLFQGDDTHVNTFKVSGTYGYMAPEYALSGYLSAKADVFSFGVLMLEIVSGRKNIDKKLDEERIDLLSYTWKLFEEGKALEIVDPSISTWDRDEAALCIQVALLCCQAVVSVRPEMHGVRLMLSSESFSLPKPGRPGTRGREGRWTSTATSTLTRTSANSTAASTGTDASKSSSIFYGIAEDFSRNSISVSFTTEGR; encoded by the exons ATGGAGTCGACGATGTGTGGGTGCTGGAAGAGGAGcgggaaaggaaaggggggaggcggaggcggcgacgaGGAGCAGCAGCAGTCGTCGCCTTGGAATCTGTTCATCGATCTCAAGGTGTTGGAGGCCGCTACCGATAACTTCTCAGAAGCCAATCTCCTCGGACAGGGCGGCTTCGGCCCCGTTTATAAG GGGGTGATGAAGAATGGGCCGGAGATAGCAGTGAAGAAGCTGTCGTTGCACTCTCGGCAGGGGGTGCGGGAGTTCACCAACGAGGTCAGGCTACTGCTCAAAGTCCAACACCGGAATCTGGTTTCGTTGCTCGGCTGCTGCGTCACCTCCGATCAGAAGATGCTCGTCTACCCCTACTTCCCAAACCGAAGCCTCGATCACTTCCTCTTTG ATAAGCGCAGAACGGCATCGCTGGATTGGTCGAAACGTTTTGAGATTATTGTGGGAGTGGCAAAGGGCCTTCTGTACCTCCATGAAGAGTCTCCAGTGAAGATCATCCACAGGGACATCAAAGCCAGCAACATTCTACTTGATGACCGATTGAACCCAAAGATAGCTGACTTTGGCATGGCGAGACTCTTCCAAGGGGATGATACGCATGTCAATACATTTAAGGTTTCTGGTACCTA CGGCTACATGGCACCGGAGTATGCACTGAGCGGCTATCTGTCAGCGAAGGCTGATGTCTTCAGCTTTGGGGTATTGATGTTGGAGATCGTGAGCGGGAGGAAGAATATCGACAAAAAGCTGGACGAAGAGCGGATCGACCTACTGAGCTAC ACATGGAAGCTCTTCGAGGAAGGTAAAGCATTGGAGATCGTGGATCCTAGTATTTCCACTTGGGACCGTGATGAAGCCGCATTGTGTATCCAAGTCGCACTGTTGTGCTGCCAAGCCGTGGTTTCTGTCAGACCTGAGATGCACGGTGTCCGTCTCATGCTATCGAGTGAGTCGTTCTCGTTGCCGAAGCCAGGAAGGCCTGGAACTCGTGGAAGAGAAGGGCGATGGACAAGCACCGCCACATCAACTCTCACCAGGACAAGCGCAAACAGTACTGCTGCTTCCACTGGTACTGATGCCAGCAAGTCTTCTTCCATCTTTTACGGCATAGCTGAAGACTTCTCTCGCAATTCTATCTCCGTATCGTTTACTACGGAGGGCcggtga